DNA from Bacillota bacterium:
CGATGCCTACGCCCGCATATTCACCCGGTGCGGCCTGGAGTTCCGGGTGGTGGAGGCTGACCCGGGTGCCATAGGCGGCTCGGGGACTCACGAGTTCACCGTCCTGGCGGAACATGGTGAATCCGAGATCGTTTACTGTGATGCCTGCGGGTTTGCCGCCAACGTGGAGAAGGCCGAGGCGGTGGCGCCGGAGGCCTCCAAAGAGCAAGAACTGCCCATGGGCAAGGTGGCCACGCCTGGCGTCCATACCATCCAGGAACTGGTGGGATGCCTGGGGGTGCCCGTGGAGAAGACCGCCAAGATACTGTTCTACTGGGCCGTATACCACGACGGCCGCGAGGAGATGGTCGCTGCCATGGTGCTCGGCCACAGGGAACTCAACGAGATCAAGATGAAGAACCTCACCGGAGCCATGCACGTCACCATGGCCCCGGCGGAGGACGTGACCCGGGTGACGGGGGCGCCCCCTGGCTCCGCGGGCCCTGTGGGCCTCCAGAACGCCCGGGTGATGGTGGACCGGGAGATAGCGGTGACAAGGAACATGGTCACCGGGGCCAACGACGATGGCTACCACCTCACCGGCGTGAACTTCAGCAGGGACTTCTCCGGGGAGGTATCTGACCTGCGGTACGTGAGGGAGGGGGACATTTGCCCCCGGTGCCGCCAGGTGCTCCGGGGAGGAAGGGGCATAGAGGTCGGCCAGCTCTTCAAGCTTTGGACCAAGTACAGTGAGTCCCTGGGGTGCCTGTTCACCGATGAGAGTGGCCAGCAGCACCCGATGGTCATGGGCTGCTACGGCATTGGGATAACCCGGACCGTGGCGGCGGTAATCGAGCAGTGCCATGATGAGAACGGCATAATGTGGCCGGTGTCGGTGGCTCCCTATCATGCCACGGTGGTGTGCGTGAACTCTGCCGATGAAGTCCAGGCTAGCCTGGCGTCATCCGTGTATGAGGAACTGGGGAGACTGGGTGTTGAGGCAGTGCTGGATGACCGGGAGGAAAGGGCTGGTGTGAAGTTCAAGGACGCGGACCTCCTGGGCTTCCCCTTCAGGATAAATGTGGGCAAGAAGGCGCCTCAGGGCGTGGTGGAAGTGGTGGAGAGGAGAAGCGGGCAGGTTTGGGAGCACGGTGCCACGGAGGCTGCCCAGTACGTAGCCCAGCGGGTCAAGGAGGCGCTTTCACAGGGATAGGTTTGGGCCGCGGGCAAGGTTCCCCCTAGGTAACCGGTGCCCGTGGCCCTTTCTATTGAGGGCCTAGCCCCCAATGTTCCGATCTGGTTTGCCACAAAGGGTATAATACGACCTGGGTCCGCGGATTCCTTGTATCGCCAGCGGCGGCACGCCGGTATGCCCCCTCAGTCCTCGCTGGCGAATATGGGGCTTGAGTAGACGTAGTCCGGCCCCCCTGCGTACATCCAGTAGACCTGGTGGCCGCCGGGAAACACGAGGCTATCCCTCCAGCGCTTCACATCCCCTACATCGCAGGGGAAGGCGCGGTAGAACACCGTCTCCTCCAGGTCGTTCCGGAAGATGTAGATGTGGGCGGTGCCCCTGGCCGAGGAGAGATACTCCACCTCAAATGGCAGGGTCTCCCCTGCGGCCAGGCCGCGAAGGAGGCCTCCCACGTGCTCGCCTGCCACCTTGAAGAATCCCAGGGAGCCCCGGGCGCTGGTAACCAACCTGCCTTCATATAACCCGAGGTCCACCGCCCTCTTCCGCCCAGGGTAGTCCAGGCTTTCCCAGTCCGGCTCCACACGGACCCACGTGGTATAGCCGCGGAGGGGTTCGAACCAGTAGCCATGCCAGTCGGTCCCTGAATGTGGGGAGGGGAAGGTGCCGCCGTCAAGGGCGCCCCCGGCGTGGCGCATGATCTCCTGGCGCCAGAGCCTGGAGGGGGCGCTCACCAAGTCAAAACGGGTCTGGATAGCGCCGCTCATGACCTCCATGCCACTGTGGCCCAGTACCGTGAAGTCCATCCACCTGTAGAGGCCCATGGGGTGGGATATGGAGGCGGAGGAGGGTCCTGCTGGTTCGTTTGCCACGGCCTGGTCAATCATTCCCTGGGGGCCCAGGGTATGTTCCTCGAGACCCGCTATTGTCTCATTGGTGCCATAGACCAGGAGGTGCCCCTCTTCAGTCTCAACGGGGCCCACGGCGGTCTCTACCCCCGGGAACATAGAGAATCCTTTGCTGGAGGCTGCGGCGGTCTCCTTCCTGTAGTCTTGCCAGCCCTCATCCAGCAGCTTCTTGGTATGGTGGCCGTCGGCCAGGTAAGCGAAGTCGTACCCTCGGTCCTCCAGAAGGGACCTTAGCTGGCCAAGGCTCCGACGCCCGTCGGAGGAGGTTGAGTGTACCTGGAGGTTTCCCGCGACCCAGTGGCGCTTCTTCCCGGGCAAGAGCGCGGGCACCCTAGACACCGAGGTCTCAAACCCACATGCCGTGCCCCACAGTGAAGACCCGAAGAGCACCTCAAGGTGAAGAACCCGGTTTTCCCAGGGCCTCCACTGGCTCCATGGTATGATTATCTCGTTGGAGTCCTCTGTTTCGGGGCTTCTCCCAGCGGCAAGGTGAATCTGGGTGCCCAGCGCCGTAAAGTGGGTGTTCTCGGCCAGGGTTGTAGGCTTCATGCCCTCCTCCAGCACAAAGAGGCGGTGCCATTCCAAGAGGTCTTGAGGGGGAAGGTACCACCCTGCAGAAACCACAGGGAGTTGACGGGCATCGCCATGCAGGAAGCGGATCTGACTGGTATCAAGTTGCCTCCCGTTCAGCCTCACGGATCGCAAGATGGTGCCAGGGCTTCTCGAGCTGGGTGATACCAGCGAAAAGGGAATCCTCCAGGCCCCGGCCTTCGAGGAGAAGCGCTCCTGGCCCGGGGCCACTGCCAGGAGCCTATCCTGCCGGGCCATGGCTCAACGCGACCCAGGTTACGGGCATGCCATGGGGGCGTGTGACAGGCCGCGAACACCGTCTTCCCAAAGGGGTCATGGAGAATTCCCCCCACTTAGCATTTGGGTCGGTTACCCAGGGCTGGGTGTCTAGTACAGTATACGTTGAGGGACTGGGGATGCCACCGGCACGGGTAGGATAGGGGAGGAGGGTCACCATTGAGACGAAGGACCCGGCACCTTCTGGGCTGGAGCCTTGTAGCCGCCTTGATCCTAGGTGTTCTGGTCTGGGCGCGCGCCAGCGTGATCCCGGTGCCCCGGAACAACGTGCAGACACCAGGGACGAGATTGCCTTCTCGGGTCGGAGGGCCTACGAGCTCGCCACCGAGATGGCAACGGGATTCACGGGCAGGCACAGAGGTACCGAAGCGAACAGGCATAGTGCCTTGTGGATCATGCAGAAGCTGGAGGGAGTGGGGTACGAGACGGAGCAGGACGAGTTTGATGCCACTCTCTATGGCGAGTTAACCCCTCTTCAGAACGTCGTTGGGAGGAAGCAGGGGAACCTGGAGGACGCCATAGCCATTGTACCCACCTGGACCAGGTGAGGACAACACTCCAGAGCGCCGATAACGATGCCTCGGGCAACGGGATCATGCTGCACCTGGCTGAGGTGTTCCGGGATGTGGATACCGAGTACTCCTTGCTCTTCATAGCCACAG
Protein-coding regions in this window:
- a CDS encoding proline--tRNA ligase — its product is MRMSQAFMPTLRENPADAEIPSHQLMVRAGLIRKVAPGIYNLLPFGLRAVRKVEAIVREEMDRKGGQECLMPLLLPAEPWIQTGRWGDYGDEMFRLKDRHQRQFCLAPTHEEVITQIARDDVTSYRQLPQLLYHIGNKYRDEIRPRFGVMRGREFIMKDLYSFDVDPEGLAVSYDKMYDAYARIFTRCGLEFRVVEADPGAIGGSGTHEFTVLAEHGESEIVYCDACGFAANVEKAEAVAPEASKEQELPMGKVATPGVHTIQELVGCLGVPVEKTAKILFYWAVYHDGREEMVAAMVLGHRELNEIKMKNLTGAMHVTMAPAEDVTRVTGAPPGSAGPVGLQNARVMVDREIAVTRNMVTGANDDGYHLTGVNFSRDFSGEVSDLRYVREGDICPRCRQVLRGGRGIEVGQLFKLWTKYSESLGCLFTDESGQQHPMVMGCYGIGITRTVAAVIEQCHDENGIMWPVSVAPYHATVVCVNSADEVQASLASSVYEELGRLGVEAVLDDREERAGVKFKDADLLGFPFRINVGKKAPQGVVEVVERRSGQVWEHGATEAAQYVAQRVKEALSQG